A region of Subdoligranulum variabile DNA encodes the following proteins:
- a CDS encoding head-tail connector protein has product MPDYAFYRESYLGEDIPEAQFPRFLRRAEAELARMRDVYAVAPRPGLDPDNAEAMALCAIADAVYEFAQEDEARGLSGMTVGSVSESYTAPPELCATTLALRAAHYRHEAGYYLQIGRWLPHA; this is encoded by the coding sequence ATGCCCGATTACGCCTTCTACCGCGAGAGCTATCTGGGGGAGGACATCCCCGAGGCCCAGTTCCCGCGCTTTCTCCGGCGGGCGGAGGCGGAACTGGCCCGGATGCGGGATGTCTACGCCGTGGCGCCCCGCCCCGGCCTGGACCCCGACAACGCCGAAGCCATGGCCCTGTGCGCCATCGCCGATGCGGTGTATGAGTTCGCCCAGGAGGACGAAGCCCGGGGCCTTTCCGGCATGACGGTGGGCAGCGTCAGCGAAAGCTACACCGCCCCGCCGGAACTCTGCGCCACCACCCTGGCCCTGCGGGCCGCCCACTACCGGCACGAGGCCGGGTACTATCTGCAGATCGGGCGGTGGCTGCCCCATGCGTAA
- a CDS encoding phospho-sugar mutase: MHSAELYDLWRARAGEDPDLLAELDTIAGDADAINDRFYRDLAFGTGGLRGVIGAGTNRMNIYTIRRATQGLADTLNASGLPKKVALAHDSRHKGELFCREAARVLAANGITAYVYPRLEPTPALSWAVRYLGCGAGICVTASHNPAKYNGYKVYGADGCQITLEMADQVLAAIGQHDYFDSPKLADYDEAVADGRIVTIDDQCLSDFVDAVLALRPGNDVSHLKLVYTPLNGTGLEPVKLLLNRMGVTNVTVVPEQEQPDGDFPTCPYPNPEIREAMETGLKLCDTVHPDLMIGTDPDCDRMGAAVPDGQGGYRLITGNEMGVLLFDYICRVRQGNGTMPQDPVAVTTIVSTDMATPIAAKYGVELRRTLTGFKFIGEQIGLLEAEGHVERYIFGFEESYGYLSGGHVRDKDGVNAVMLACEAAAYYAAQGMSLLDAVNALYAEYGWYRNALHSFTFEGETGMHTMQGIMARLRAQAPAEIAGYAVTGVTDYEADGTGLPKADVLEYRLENGAKLMVRPSGTEPKVKVYLSAVAESAEAADAINAKLAEAAAAWMH; the protein is encoded by the coding sequence ATGCATTCTGCGGAACTCTACGATCTCTGGCGCGCCCGCGCCGGGGAGGATCCCGATCTGCTCGCCGAGCTGGATACCATTGCCGGCGACGCCGACGCCATCAACGACCGGTTCTACCGGGATCTGGCCTTCGGCACCGGCGGGCTGCGGGGCGTCATCGGCGCCGGCACCAACCGGATGAACATCTACACCATCCGCCGGGCCACCCAGGGCCTGGCCGACACCCTGAACGCCTCCGGCCTGCCCAAAAAGGTGGCCCTGGCCCACGACAGCCGCCACAAGGGCGAGCTGTTCTGCCGCGAAGCCGCCCGGGTGCTGGCGGCCAACGGTATCACGGCCTACGTCTATCCCCGGCTGGAACCCACCCCGGCCCTTTCCTGGGCGGTGCGGTATCTGGGCTGCGGCGCGGGCATCTGTGTCACCGCCAGCCACAACCCCGCCAAGTACAACGGCTACAAGGTCTACGGCGCCGACGGCTGCCAGATCACCCTGGAGATGGCCGACCAGGTGCTGGCGGCCATCGGACAGCATGACTACTTCGACAGCCCGAAACTGGCGGACTACGACGAGGCCGTGGCCGACGGCCGCATCGTGACCATCGACGACCAGTGCCTGTCGGACTTCGTGGACGCCGTGCTGGCCCTGCGCCCCGGCAACGATGTGTCCCACCTCAAACTGGTCTACACCCCGCTGAACGGCACCGGCCTGGAGCCGGTGAAGCTGCTGCTGAACCGCATGGGGGTGACCAACGTGACGGTGGTGCCCGAGCAGGAGCAGCCCGACGGGGACTTCCCCACCTGCCCCTACCCCAACCCCGAGATCCGGGAGGCCATGGAGACCGGCCTGAAGCTCTGCGACACCGTCCACCCCGACCTGATGATCGGCACCGACCCCGACTGCGACCGTATGGGCGCCGCCGTGCCGGACGGCCAGGGCGGCTACCGGCTGATCACCGGCAACGAGATGGGCGTGCTGCTCTTTGACTACATCTGCCGGGTACGCCAGGGCAACGGCACCATGCCCCAGGACCCCGTGGCGGTGACCACCATCGTTTCCACCGACATGGCCACCCCCATCGCCGCCAAGTACGGCGTGGAGCTGCGCCGCACTCTGACCGGCTTCAAGTTCATCGGGGAGCAGATCGGCCTGCTGGAGGCGGAAGGCCATGTGGAGCGGTACATCTTCGGCTTCGAGGAGAGTTACGGCTATCTGTCGGGCGGCCACGTGCGGGACAAGGACGGCGTCAACGCCGTCATGCTGGCCTGCGAGGCGGCGGCTTACTACGCCGCCCAGGGCATGAGCCTGCTGGACGCCGTGAACGCGCTCTACGCCGAGTACGGCTGGTACCGCAACGCCCTGCACAGCTTCACCTTTGAGGGCGAGACCGGCATGCACACCATGCAGGGCATCATGGCCCGGCTGCGGGCCCAAGCCCCCGCCGAGATCGCGGGCTATGCCGTCACCGGTGTCACCGACTACGAGGCGGACGGCACCGGGCTGCCAAAAGCCGATGTGCTGGAATACCGGCTGGAAAACGGCGCCAAGCTGATGGTGCGCCCCTCCGGCACCGAACCCAAGGTCAAGGTGTACCTGTCCGCCGTGGCGGAGAGCGCCGAGGCCGCCGATGCCATCAACGCAAAACTGGCCGAGGCAGCCGCCGCCTGGATGCACTGA
- a CDS encoding type II toxin-antitoxin system RelB/DinJ family antitoxin, producing MANININIRMDSDLKQQFEAFCNDVGMTMTTAFTVFAKKAVREYRIPFEIGAEVPNAETKKAIEDARKGIGMSKAFSSVEELMEDLNADD from the coding sequence ATGGCGAACATCAACATCAATATCCGCATGGATTCCGACTTGAAGCAGCAGTTCGAGGCTTTTTGCAATGATGTTGGCATGACGATGACAACGGCATTTACCGTTTTTGCGAAAAAGGCGGTCCGGGAATATCGAATCCCCTTTGAGATTGGAGCCGAAGTTCCGAACGCCGAAACGAAAAAGGCAATTGAAGACGCCAGAAAAGGTATTGGAATGAGTAAGGCTTTTTCTTCCGTAGAAGAACTCATGGAGGATCTAAATGCTGACGATTAA
- a CDS encoding phage holin family protein — MENNNIFLWLKAGLVTAAGAFGAAFGWLGWLILAWVGCMVLDWLSGSAAAAAKGSWSSAVARAGIWHKGGMILVVIVASVADCVLGVAVEHLPMLGLDYTVLVLPVTLVWYIFTELGSIAENATAMGAPVPAWLTKLLAAGRQSAER; from the coding sequence TTGGAAAACAACAACATCTTTCTCTGGCTCAAGGCCGGGCTGGTCACGGCGGCCGGGGCGTTCGGCGCGGCCTTCGGCTGGCTGGGCTGGCTCATCCTGGCCTGGGTGGGCTGCATGGTGCTGGACTGGCTCAGCGGCAGCGCCGCCGCAGCCGCCAAAGGCAGCTGGTCCAGCGCCGTGGCCCGGGCGGGCATCTGGCACAAGGGCGGCATGATCCTGGTGGTCATCGTGGCCTCCGTGGCGGACTGCGTGCTGGGGGTGGCGGTGGAACATCTGCCCATGCTGGGGCTGGACTACACCGTGCTGGTGCTGCCGGTCACCCTGGTGTGGTACATCTTCACCGAGCTGGGCTCCATCGCCGAGAACGCCACCGCCATGGGCGCCCCGGTGCCCGCCTGGCTCACCAAACTGCTGGCCGCGGGCCGGCAGTCGGCGGAAAGGTAA
- a CDS encoding bacteriophage Gp15 family protein, with protein MTGSWGLPVQAVIEDRVYQIHTDFRDILELLRWLDGTAAPDLDRGERWYVAMRLFYPDFAAMPRQDWPAATRFLTEFLAAGRPEPAAGTPRLMDWQQDAPLIAAGISRAAGQDVRALPYLHWWSFLGWFDAIGEGTFATVVAIRDKLRRGKKLEPWELDFYRTHRAAVDLRPAPDPAADAEKQQLLARLGA; from the coding sequence ATGACCGGGTCCTGGGGCCTGCCGGTGCAGGCCGTCATCGAGGACCGGGTCTACCAGATCCACACCGATTTCCGGGATATCCTGGAGCTGCTGCGCTGGCTGGACGGCACCGCCGCCCCTGACCTGGACCGCGGCGAGCGGTGGTATGTGGCCATGCGGCTGTTCTACCCCGACTTTGCCGCCATGCCCCGGCAGGACTGGCCCGCCGCCACCCGGTTCCTCACCGAGTTCCTGGCGGCGGGGCGGCCCGAACCGGCCGCCGGCACCCCCCGGCTCATGGACTGGCAGCAGGATGCGCCCCTCATCGCCGCGGGCATCAGCCGGGCGGCAGGGCAGGATGTGCGGGCGCTGCCCTATCTGCACTGGTGGAGCTTCCTGGGCTGGTTCGACGCCATCGGCGAGGGGACCTTCGCCACGGTGGTGGCCATCCGGGACAAGCTGCGCCGGGGCAAAAAGCTGGAACCCTGGGAACTGGATTTTTACCGCACCCACCGCGCCGCCGTGGACCTGCGCCCCGCCCCCGACCCGGCGGCCGACGCCGAAAAGCAGCAGCTGCTGGCGCGGCTGGGTGCCTGA
- a CDS encoding AfsR/SARP family transcriptional regulator, which translates to MAKVEIRMLGDFEIRVDGQPVLAALAQSRKATSLVQYLVLQRGERVPHATLTNALWGGERSANPDMALRAILHRFRTMIAQEHLTVLEDCILTSRGCYQWNPDLPCEVDVFTMEDLVMQAGQEKDPGKRLAIEERIVEVYRGRLLPLSADEPWVESSAVRLHVLYRAAMIHVLEHYKKNGENERLVTLCRSAIEKNPRAERLYLELVVALETLGRPEEARQVLQQGLSVGCLHHAAEPGRVGAMWRQARQADRNMENDMNRLMAALPPQNAGGAMICSFETFGQIYRMQRGIQAQYHVPVFLLLVTVVPVQAQDDAETERMMQVLQELLRSCLRSCDVAARYSDTQYAVLVCGAPGQNAALLERIKQAFYGTPTHQRYLLNYNAYSPKPGQEPPRRRRSYPRKKV; encoded by the coding sequence ATGGCAAAGGTAGAGATCCGGATGTTGGGCGACTTTGAGATCCGTGTGGACGGGCAGCCGGTACTGGCGGCGCTGGCCCAGTCCCGCAAGGCGACATCGCTGGTGCAGTATCTGGTGCTGCAGCGGGGGGAGCGGGTGCCCCATGCCACGCTGACCAACGCCCTGTGGGGCGGGGAGCGCAGCGCCAACCCCGACATGGCCCTGCGGGCCATCCTGCACCGGTTCCGCACCATGATCGCCCAGGAGCATCTGACGGTGCTGGAGGATTGTATCCTGACCAGCCGGGGCTGCTACCAGTGGAACCCCGACCTGCCCTGTGAGGTGGACGTCTTCACCATGGAGGACCTGGTCATGCAGGCCGGGCAGGAGAAGGACCCCGGCAAGCGCCTGGCCATTGAGGAGCGGATCGTGGAGGTCTACCGGGGGCGGCTGCTGCCGCTGTCGGCGGACGAGCCCTGGGTGGAGAGCAGCGCCGTGCGGCTGCATGTGCTCTACCGGGCCGCGATGATCCACGTGCTGGAGCACTACAAGAAGAACGGCGAGAACGAGCGGCTGGTGACCCTGTGCCGCAGCGCCATCGAGAAGAATCCCCGGGCCGAGCGGCTCTACCTGGAACTGGTGGTGGCCCTGGAGACCCTGGGCCGCCCGGAGGAAGCCCGGCAGGTGCTGCAGCAGGGGCTTTCGGTGGGCTGCCTGCACCACGCGGCGGAGCCGGGGCGGGTGGGCGCCATGTGGCGCCAGGCCCGGCAGGCCGACCGCAACATGGAAAACGACATGAACCGGCTGATGGCCGCTCTGCCGCCCCAGAACGCCGGGGGCGCCATGATCTGCTCCTTCGAGACCTTCGGCCAGATCTACCGCATGCAGCGGGGCATCCAGGCCCAGTATCACGTGCCGGTCTTCCTGCTGCTGGTGACGGTGGTGCCGGTGCAGGCACAGGACGACGCCGAGACCGAGCGGATGATGCAGGTGCTCCAGGAACTGCTGCGCAGCTGCCTGCGCAGCTGTGACGTGGCCGCCCGCTACAGCGACACCCAGTACGCGGTGCTGGTCTGCGGCGCCCCGGGGCAGAACGCCGCCCTGCTGGAGCGGATCAAGCAGGCCTTCTACGGCACGCCCACCCACCAGCGGTATCTGCTGAACTACAACGCCTACTCCCCCAAACCGGGGCAGGAACCGCCGCGCCGCCGCCGCAGTTATCCCCGCAAAAAAGTCTGA
- a CDS encoding type II toxin-antitoxin system YafQ family toxin — protein sequence MLTIKYQAAFKKDYKRIVKRGYDMRLLEKVIELLANQKPLPEKNRDHQLSGDYAGCRECHITPDWLLIYEVADEELILYLTRTGSHSDLF from the coding sequence ATGCTGACGATTAAGTATCAGGCCGCCTTCAAGAAAGACTACAAAAGAATTGTAAAGCGCGGCTATGATATGCGCCTGCTGGAAAAGGTGATCGAGCTGCTGGCCAACCAGAAACCGCTGCCAGAGAAGAACCGGGACCACCAACTTTCCGGGGACTATGCGGGATGCCGCGAGTGTCACATCACCCCGGATTGGTTGCTGATCTACGAAGTGGCCGATGAGGAATTGATTTTGTACCTCACCAGAACCGGCTCACACAGCGACCTTTTCTAA
- a CDS encoding glycoside hydrolase family 25 protein: MESAIDVSKWQGTVDWAAVKNAGVSHAMLRAGYGTAGTDPQFKRNVANCELHGVHWGAYWYSYATTPAAARQEAARCLQQLAGLRPELPVAYDIEYEPGILALDNAGRTALVKAFLGAVEDAGYYGILYASTDFIRNRLNWRELACYDVWAAQYGSACTCPLPYGIWQYSSRNALGIPGFGSSLDCNRLYKDYPALIRAAGRNGFAPAQTAPPETRCQRLTIGPVSSGDAWTLLQRCRTLGLTDAGLYRSAWADDAHTTQTLTIGPVSSGDAWTLLRDCRTLGLTDAGLYRSEYV, translated from the coding sequence ATGGAATCCGCCATTGATGTAAGCAAATGGCAGGGGACGGTGGACTGGGCGGCGGTGAAAAACGCCGGCGTCAGCCACGCCATGCTGCGGGCGGGCTACGGCACCGCCGGCACCGATCCCCAGTTCAAACGCAACGTGGCAAACTGCGAGCTCCACGGCGTCCACTGGGGCGCCTACTGGTACAGCTACGCCACCACCCCCGCCGCCGCCCGCCAGGAGGCCGCCCGCTGCCTGCAGCAGCTGGCCGGCCTGCGCCCCGAACTGCCGGTGGCCTACGACATCGAGTATGAGCCGGGCATCCTGGCCCTGGACAACGCCGGCCGCACGGCGCTGGTCAAGGCCTTCCTGGGGGCGGTGGAGGACGCCGGGTACTACGGCATCCTCTACGCCAGCACCGACTTCATCCGCAACCGGCTGAACTGGCGGGAGCTGGCCTGCTACGACGTCTGGGCCGCCCAGTACGGCAGCGCCTGCACCTGCCCGCTGCCCTACGGCATCTGGCAGTACAGCAGCCGGAATGCCCTGGGCATCCCGGGCTTCGGCAGCTCGCTGGACTGCAACCGGCTCTACAAGGATTACCCGGCCCTCATCCGGGCGGCGGGGCGCAACGGCTTTGCCCCGGCCCAGACCGCCCCGCCGGAGACCCGCTGCCAGCGGCTGACCATCGGGCCGGTGTCCTCGGGGGATGCCTGGACGCTGCTCCAGCGCTGCCGGACCCTGGGCCTCACCGACGCGGGGCTCTACCGCAGCGCCTGGGCCGACGACGCCCACACCACCCAGACCCTGACCATCGGGCCGGTGTCCTCGGGGGATGCCTGGACGCTGCTGCGGGACTGCCGGACCCTGGGCCTCACCGACGCCGGGCTCTACCGCAGCGAATATGTCTGA
- a CDS encoding N4-gp56 family major capsid protein, which translates to MADLNTKLSDLIDPEVMGDMVSARIPKKLRVAPFAKIDDTLAGVPGDTITVPAYTYIGDADDVAEGGEVAIEKMTTSTRKATIKKAMKGIGLTDEAVLSGYGNPVGEANTQLALAIAAKIDNDCMDALLTASLSYDGSANTISYNGIVDAVDLFEEEMGSSDKVMFIHPKQVTQLRKNADFISADKYQAGVALTGEIGMIAGCRLVPSKKVPLSGGVYTCPIVKLESDPEVDDEIPALTIYRKRDVNIETERKPKTRTTEITADEFYVAVLSNEAKVVLAKFKEA; encoded by the coding sequence ATGGCTGATCTGAATACCAAACTCTCCGACCTGATCGACCCCGAAGTCATGGGGGATATGGTCTCGGCCCGCATCCCCAAAAAGCTGCGGGTGGCCCCCTTCGCCAAGATCGACGACACCCTGGCCGGCGTCCCCGGCGACACCATCACGGTGCCCGCCTACACCTACATCGGCGACGCCGACGATGTGGCCGAGGGCGGCGAGGTAGCCATCGAAAAGATGACCACCTCCACCCGCAAGGCCACCATCAAAAAGGCCATGAAGGGCATCGGCCTCACCGACGAGGCGGTGCTCTCCGGCTACGGCAACCCCGTGGGCGAAGCCAACACCCAGCTGGCCCTGGCCATCGCCGCCAAGATCGACAACGACTGCATGGATGCCCTGCTCACCGCCAGCCTGAGCTACGACGGCTCCGCCAACACCATCAGCTACAACGGCATCGTGGACGCCGTGGACCTCTTCGAGGAGGAGATGGGCAGCTCCGACAAGGTCATGTTCATCCATCCCAAACAGGTCACCCAGCTGCGCAAGAACGCCGACTTCATCAGCGCCGACAAGTACCAGGCGGGGGTGGCCCTCACCGGCGAGATCGGCATGATCGCCGGCTGCCGGCTGGTGCCCAGCAAGAAGGTGCCGCTCTCCGGCGGCGTCTACACCTGCCCCATCGTCAAGCTGGAATCCGACCCCGAGGTGGACGACGAGATCCCCGCCCTGACCATCTACCGCAAGCGGGACGTGAACATCGAGACGGAACGCAAGCCCAAGACCCGCACCACCGAGATCACCGCCGACGAATTCTACGTGGCGGTGCTCTCCAACGAAGCCAAGGTGGTGCTGGCCAAGTTCAAGGAAGCGTAA